The genomic stretch AACAATGATACTAATGCTGATTTGTCAACTAGTTATCCGTAGCATAGCGAGGTCCCAGTGAGTGACACTGACACATAAACTTGTCCTGATTCTGTTATATTAATCGTAAGTTTCCTTCAGTACAGGTAGGTAGTGCAGAAATTATTACATCGATGTAGACATAATCACATGAATCCAATAATAGAACCATGCTTTTCTCCTTTCCATATTTTATTTCTCATTTTCTTGTTACATTCAGAAGCAAATAATACACAATACATTTTCTTTATGGTCTTTCTTAGACCTCATCTTATGAGAAATAAGATTTTTCTCAATTTTAATGGATTGACATTACAATTTACAACATCAGCAGCAGTAGCATCATTGTGGCTTATCATCAATCCACTCGTTTTCGGAAGCAATCATACCGGAGCTACGGCCGTTCATTTTTCCGTATGAGTTTACATTGGACATTCCCTTGAAACTGCTGCTGCAGCCTTCGTTCATGTTTCGATATTTCCGTGACTTGCTTGGCTTGAAATAAGTGGTATCAGGTGTACCGTCTTGATCTATGTCTTCCTGAGTTTCTATCTTGATAACCGTCAGTTTAGATATGGCGCTTCGACAGAATGGACAAACGGGTGGGGTTGGTTGAGAAGTCGATGTGTTCGGCCTGTTGTGACAACAGAGTGTTAGTGTGCATTGTGCACACATTTGGTGGCCACAGTCTTGGACTTCAATCGTACACACTTGCTCAAAGCAGATGCAGCATAGTTCCGTCTCGCTAACCTGAAAATTTCATCAGATCCCGCAATAAGTATATATCGAGTGTGTCAAGGCAGACGCGCAGGGAGAGAGGGATATTAAACTAACTTCTATTCTATATAAGCAATGTAGTAAGCTGAAAAATTTGGTACGAACTCGAATTAATGTCAAATTACCTCAGAGATGTTGTCGTCGATCAGATGAGGGTGTGATGGAGACGGAAGAGAGTGAGGACTTCCTTTCAATATGTTTTTCTCCCTTTCTCTGTTTGCGTCCATCAAAGCCTGCTCTAGTAAAGTTTTAGCCTCCGGATTAAGCTCGCTGATAATTTTCAATGACGACGGCCAGACAAGAGGCTGTGCGGATGAAAGATTTAGCAATGCTGCACATGCTCCGTGTTTGTGCTTCAGAGCAACCACATATGGTATACGCCTGCATAAACACCGCAGACATGTTTTAAGAGATTTTTCTACTTATATGAATCACAACAATTATGCTCAGGATAAGGTGGTTCGTAAGTTGAAAAACAGCAAACGGGACCGAGCTACAAAAATTTCGACGAAAATGAAATAATGTACCCAGATGCATCGCGTTGAAGACGGTCTGCACCCCATGCTAATAGTTCGCGGATGCAATCCAGAGATCCTCCTTTTGCTGCAAGATGAAGAGGAGTGCTCCCGGGACATCTGCAAATAACGAAACGTATTAAATCAAATCTAAGCTTGTCATTCATCATCAGAGCTTCCATTCCATAGATCATTACCCATATCTGCTAGTTGAAGCAGAAACAAGAGCTCCACTACACAACAAAGTATGCACACATTCAGACCGTCTTTGACGAGCCGCTAAATGCAACGGTGTAGCACCCCTACCGTCTCTAATATTCACAAACCGCGAAAACCCCCTACAACAATCAACCGAACTCTTATTTCTCTTTAGCATTTCAAATGAATCAATTATAATCAAACTCAATCCGAAAACAGAAAAGAACTAACCACGAAGCAGCCACGGGACTAGTTTGAGCAGCAGAAAGTATTGCTTTAAGACACGAAGAATGACCATAGTAAGCAGCATAGTGCAAACAGGTTCTTCCATGACAGACATCAAACATTAAAACCTGATAATTTgtcataatcacttattttaataaaatagctttttcctttttctttttttaaagTCATGAAATTGAAATGAAACATGGAGGGAAATCCAACACTAACACTAACACATACATTAGCACCAGCTTCAAGTAGCTTTTCCACACAATCAATTTTTCCATGCATCGCTGCCAACATAAGCGGGGTCTGAACCATTTCaaaaaagcaattaaaaataagtaaaaaaacaaacacaaaaagaTTCCCCTTTTCACTCACATTCAATTCATCAATTAATGCCATTAAAACCAAACTCAAAAATCAAATCACATTCCAAAAACCAACCTGCTTCTGTCGATTCAACACATCTGGATTTGCAGATCCATCCAAAAGCCTAGATAAAACCTGCAAATTCCCCCAAAAATCACCCACAAaaatttgaaaacaaaaacaCAAACTTTGAGACAAACCCAATTGGTAAAAAAAAAACGAACCTGGATCTGACCATTAGCAGCAGCAATATGAAGAGGGGAATGGTGGTCATAAACAGTAGTACGATGAATAAGAGAAGGGTGTGTCTGTAACAGAGCAACAACAGTTTGAAGATGACCATGTTGGACAGCACGAAAGAGTCCATGTTCATGACTCCCTCTGCAACTAAGACCTTGACCCATTCTCTCCTTGTTGTTCTAGTTTCTGCGCCACGTTTTCAATTCAAAGTTTCCTCATTTATCATTGagtttgagagagagagagagagagagaagagacATAGTTACATAGGTAGCTGAATGTGTCAGTGATGAGGAGTTATTCAGAGAAAGTTGGGTATGGCATGGCATCAATCAGATTCTTGTATAGGGTAGGCTCTATTAGCCTCAATATATGTCTACCTTTGGTGCAAACAAATTACTATGGTAACAAAATGTCCAATATAAAAGGCTTA from Lathyrus oleraceus cultivar Zhongwan6 chromosome 7, CAAS_Psat_ZW6_1.0, whole genome shotgun sequence encodes the following:
- the LOC127101298 gene encoding putative E3 ubiquitin-protein ligase XBAT31, which codes for MGQGLSCRGSHEHGLFRAVQHGHLQTVVALLQTHPSLIHRTTVYDHHSPLHIAAANGQIQVLSRLLDGSANPDVLNRQKQTPLMLAAMHGKIDCVEKLLEAGANVLMFDVCHGRTCLHYAAYYGHSSCLKAILSAAQTSPVAASWGFSRFVNIRDGRGATPLHLAARQRRSECVHTLLCSGALVSASTSRYGCPGSTPLHLAAKGGSLDCIRELLAWGADRLQRDASGRIPYVVALKHKHGACAALLNLSSAQPLVWPSSLKIISELNPEAKTLLEQALMDANREREKNILKGSPHSLPSPSHPHLIDDNISEVSETELCCICFEQVCTIEVQDCGHQMCAQCTLTLCCHNRPNTSTSQPTPPVCPFCRSAISKLTVIKIETQEDIDQDGTPDTTYFKPSKSRKYRNMNEGCSSSFKGMSNVNSYGKMNGRSSGMIASENEWIDDKPQ